One window of Calorimonas adulescens genomic DNA carries:
- a CDS encoding response regulator — protein MTSDKSRMERLMEKARESFYEELEKKLLRMIEILSKGKDIDESESEELKRFFHSIKGTAATLGLSELAEIGLNGEELLEDQDVVDNIEELTFYIFKIKEKLSEYNKIPRNQASPGFNGTYTNIEHRGMILIVDDDPIILSLLESAFEDEGYSVGILDNPLEIEDAIDKNPPDIVLLDVVMPEMDGYEALKIIKSKYQDMPVVFITGRSGIEDRIKGLKADVDDYIIKPFNVEELVSRIELILKRYNRLKEKLIYDQLTGAHTRQYLNERLEEEFARYERGGRPFSVAFLDIDRFKDFNDTYGHAAGDYVLKGFAEFILNSIRKSDSLYRYGGEEFVLLMPDTSEIQAMLAVERIREELSKKTFNFEGHEFKITFSAGVKEAEREADDPQGIIRQADRAMYAAKEAGRNRVVIYSEIEKGKPKKRKRVMIVDDENVIAMLIKSSMRDIGVDVTVAGDGDAAVKKAVEEKPDLIILDLMLPKMSGFEVLESLKSKLETKDIKVIVVSSKKQDEDIAKVFELGADDYVRKPFSIGELKMRVIKHLNEI, from the coding sequence ATGACGAGTGACAAAAGCAGGATGGAGCGGCTTATGGAAAAAGCAAGAGAAAGCTTTTATGAAGAACTGGAAAAGAAACTTTTACGAATGATAGAGATCCTCAGCAAGGGGAAGGACATAGATGAGTCGGAATCAGAGGAGCTGAAAAGATTTTTTCACTCTATTAAAGGCACTGCTGCAACGCTGGGTTTGAGCGAACTGGCAGAGATTGGCCTTAATGGCGAGGAGCTGTTAGAGGACCAGGATGTAGTGGATAACATTGAAGAGTTAACATTTTACATTTTCAAGATAAAAGAAAAACTCTCAGAGTACAATAAAATACCACGCAACCAGGCCTCACCCGGCTTTAACGGTACATATACCAATATAGAGCACCGCGGCATGATACTTATAGTAGATGATGACCCAATCATACTGAGCCTTTTAGAGAGTGCTTTTGAAGATGAAGGCTATTCTGTAGGTATTCTGGATAACCCTCTGGAGATAGAGGACGCCATAGATAAAAATCCTCCGGACATAGTCCTTTTGGACGTAGTCATGCCGGAGATGGACGGCTATGAAGCGCTTAAAATAATAAAGAGCAAGTACCAGGATATGCCTGTAGTATTTATAACCGGCCGTTCAGGCATAGAGGACCGAATCAAGGGGTTAAAGGCTGATGTGGACGACTACATCATAAAGCCATTTAATGTCGAGGAACTTGTATCAAGGATAGAGTTGATATTGAAACGCTACAACAGGCTTAAAGAAAAACTCATATATGACCAGCTTACCGGTGCACATACCAGGCAGTATTTAAATGAGAGGCTTGAAGAGGAATTTGCAAGGTACGAGAGGGGTGGCAGACCGTTTTCTGTTGCATTCTTAGATATTGACAGGTTTAAGGATTTCAACGATACCTATGGACACGCAGCCGGCGACTATGTGCTTAAGGGATTTGCGGAGTTTATATTAAACTCTATCCGCAAGAGCGACAGCCTCTATAGGTACGGAGGCGAGGAGTTTGTACTTCTAATGCCAGACACCTCTGAAATACAAGCAATGCTGGCTGTAGAAAGGATAAGAGAGGAACTTTCTAAAAAGACCTTCAACTTTGAGGGGCATGAGTTTAAGATTACGTTCAGTGCGGGTGTAAAAGAGGCGGAGAGGGAAGCGGATGACCCGCAGGGGATTATAAGGCAGGCTGACAGGGCTATGTACGCTGCTAAGGAGGCGGGGAGAAACAGGGTCGTAATATATTCTGAGATAGAGAAGGGAAAACCTAAAAAGAGAAAAAGGGTAATGATAGTTGATGATGAGAATGTCATAGCCATGCTTATAAAGTCAAGTATGAGGGACATAGGTGTGGATGTAACGGTGGCAGGAGATGGAGATGCTGCTGTGAAAAAAGCTGTGGAAGAAAAACCCGACCTGATTATCCTGGACCTCATGCTTCCCAAAATGAGCGGTTTTGAGGTATTGGAGTCACTGAAGTCAAAACTTGAGACAAAAGACATAAAAGTAATTGTAGTGTCATCCAAGAAACAGGATGAGGATATAGCTAAAGTCTTTGAGCTTGGTGCCGATGACTATGTTAGAAAGCCATTTTCCATAGGTGAACTGAAGATGAGAGTCATAAAACATCTTAACGAAATATAA
- the serS gene encoding serine--tRNA ligase — translation MLDPKRIRNNPDEIRESLIKRNESTENLDRFLELDEKRRSILAELEKLKNLRNSESEEIARLKREGKDASKKIEEMREVSDKIKSMEADLNEVESEFNLVLMSIPNVPHPSVPIGKSEDDNIEVRRWGEPTKFDFEPKAHWDVGEDLGILDFTTASKVTGSRFVFLKGLGAKLEMALINFMLTMHTTKHGYVEVFPPFMVHRHSMEGTGQLPKFEEDAFKVAGTDYFLIPTAEVPVTNMYREQILDRSDLPIYHVAYSACFRSEAGSAGRDTRGLIRQHQFNKVEMVKIVEPETSYDELEKMVNDAEDVLQTLGIPYRVVAISTADLGFTAAKKYDLEVWMPSYGRYVEISSCSNCEDFQARRAEMKYRPGQGEKARYVHTLNGSGVAVGRTAAAILENYQQPDGSVVIPEALRPFMGGIEKITRENAKGRR, via the coding sequence ATGTTAGACCCAAAGAGGATAAGAAACAATCCAGATGAGATCAGAGAATCACTCATCAAGAGAAACGAGTCCACAGAAAACCTGGACAGGTTTTTAGAGCTGGATGAAAAGAGGAGGAGCATCCTTGCCGAACTGGAAAAGCTCAAAAACCTGAGAAACAGCGAGTCTGAAGAGATTGCCAGGCTGAAGAGGGAGGGCAAGGACGCAAGTAAAAAGATTGAGGAGATGAGGGAGGTCTCGGATAAGATTAAATCCATGGAGGCTGATCTGAATGAGGTCGAGAGTGAGTTCAATCTGGTGCTCATGTCTATCCCCAATGTGCCTCATCCATCTGTGCCGATCGGGAAGAGCGAGGATGATAATATAGAGGTAAGGCGCTGGGGCGAGCCCACTAAATTTGACTTTGAACCAAAAGCACACTGGGATGTAGGTGAAGACCTTGGTATACTTGACTTTACCACAGCCTCGAAGGTCACAGGCTCACGCTTTGTATTTTTAAAGGGACTTGGCGCAAAGCTGGAGATGGCACTCATCAACTTCATGCTCACCATGCACACCACTAAACACGGCTATGTGGAGGTCTTTCCACCCTTTATGGTACACAGGCACAGTATGGAGGGCACAGGACAGCTTCCGAAGTTTGAGGAGGATGCCTTCAAGGTGGCAGGCACAGACTATTTCCTGATACCGACGGCGGAGGTGCCGGTCACCAATATGTACAGGGAACAGATACTGGACAGATCAGATCTCCCCATATACCATGTGGCATACAGCGCCTGCTTCAGGTCGGAGGCCGGTTCAGCAGGCAGGGACACAAGGGGCCTTATAAGGCAGCACCAGTTCAACAAGGTTGAGATGGTAAAGATAGTTGAGCCCGAAACATCATATGACGAACTGGAGAAGATGGTGAACGATGCTGAGGATGTGCTTCAGACTCTGGGTATCCCATACAGGGTGGTGGCCATAAGCACGGCAGACTTGGGGTTTACAGCAGCCAAGAAATATGACCTGGAGGTGTGGATGCCCAGCTACGGCAGGTATGTGGAGATATCCTCCTGCAGCAACTGCGAGGACTTTCAGGCCAGGAGGGCGGAAATGAAGTACAGGCCAGGCCAGGGTGAGAAGGCCAGATATGTCCATACCCTCAATGGTTCGGGTGTGGCTGTAGGCCGTACTGCAGCTGCCATACTGGAAAACTACCAGCAGCCTGATGGGAGCGTGGTAATCCCAGAGGCGCTGAGGCCGTTTATGGGTGGCATAGAGAAAATAACCAGGGAGAATGCAAAAGGCCGCAGATGA
- the ribE gene encoding 6,7-dimethyl-8-ribityllumazine synthase, translating into MNVYEGKLIGSGLKFSIVVSRFNEFITSKLLEGCLDALRRHGVEDENIDIVWVPGAFEIPLAAKKLAGAHRYDAVICLGSVIRGATPHFDYVAAEVSKGVAHVSLESGVPTIFGVLTTDTIEQAIERSGTKSGNKGYDAAMTAIEMANLNHSLDEDII; encoded by the coding sequence ATGAATGTATACGAAGGCAAACTGATTGGAAGCGGTCTTAAGTTCTCCATAGTGGTCTCCAGGTTTAACGAGTTTATAACCTCAAAGCTTTTGGAGGGCTGCCTTGATGCCCTCAGAAGGCATGGGGTTGAGGATGAAAACATAGATATTGTCTGGGTACCTGGTGCCTTTGAAATACCCCTTGCTGCTAAGAAACTGGCCGGAGCTCACAGATACGATGCAGTCATATGCCTTGGATCTGTGATAAGGGGTGCCACACCACACTTTGACTATGTGGCAGCAGAGGTCTCAAAGGGTGTGGCCCATGTCTCACTGGAATCAGGTGTTCCCACCATATTCGGCGTGCTCACTACAGACACAATTGAGCAGGCAATAGAAAGATCCGGTACAAAGAGCGGCAATAAGGGGTACGACGCAGCAATGACAGCCATAGAGATGGCAAATCTGAACCATTCCTTAGATGAAGATATAATTTGA
- a CDS encoding ferritin-like domain-containing protein, with the protein MGVLKFGMAMENQGLAFYMDFLPKVKDSGTKALFEALVKMEKDHYDYLSEQYQNLSRGKEVEDIKEEYESPEIFVARMEQQDVSPEEPSLEELSTLRMAVLIEDNFMNFYQKAAADEEERSVKKLLSNLAQWEKSHKDALGARYKKLMEKSNLYNLGDMSRYLML; encoded by the coding sequence CTGGGAGTACTTAAGTTCGGTATGGCCATGGAGAATCAGGGCCTGGCCTTTTACATGGACTTTCTACCAAAGGTAAAAGACTCCGGCACAAAAGCACTTTTCGAAGCACTGGTCAAGATGGAAAAAGACCATTATGACTATTTAAGCGAGCAGTATCAAAACCTCTCCCGCGGTAAGGAGGTAGAAGACATAAAAGAAGAGTATGAATCCCCTGAAATATTCGTTGCAAGGATGGAACAGCAGGACGTATCACCAGAGGAGCCGTCTTTGGAGGAGCTTTCTACCCTGCGTATGGCGGTACTCATAGAGGACAACTTTATGAACTTCTATCAAAAGGCCGCTGCAGACGAAGAAGAACGCAGTGTAAAGAAACTCTTAAGCAATCTGGCGCAATGGGAGAAGAGCCACAAGGATGCACTTGGTGCCCGATATAAAAAGCTTATGGAAAAGTCTAATCTCTACAACCTTGGAGATATGAGCAGGTACCTTATGCTATAA
- a CDS encoding ATP-binding protein, with translation MNRRTLYLVLIVVLLIVVMLTAVNIFNIIEEYSIRNIQAVDSQITGEIRTYINDKLEKADSDALFLAEFMGSSSVLNSDVDVDYDYNLKRVQDIFVRFAAINNLYSQVRFINDEGDEIIRVDNDGRETQLIQDDKLQNKADRPYFRNIINQQKGSVYVSPIDLNVENGEIEVPLNPVLRVGAPVYDRSNRLKGVIVLNISGDRLLKFLDDYDNISIINQDGMYIYNRDSSKRWGKILGTGKEFQKDFSADTMARIVRAGEGYIEENGKLITFKRFDAGHELWYVLLSNDMAAIAKPYNDLKRALLIATIAGSAVAGLLFGLFLREYRRSVTSEKLEETNRLLIAKQSELEEDYALVEELNAQLDEQTKNLRKQRDITLAVVDSVDDYIILFREDGTITINRNAKGLFNFEADDTVKAEEWARVFFKPFTPDGLADELVSLLSDRFSSLQKEIYLIPRSMYFKLYSVPVSMESGEYIGRLVVLHDITREKEVDRLKSELISTVSHELRTPMSSILGFAELLTTRQLAEGKKKEYIGIIQSEAKRLTQLINDFLDIQRMESGRQVYNMRKVDIKAVAEETVRLYRDSSGRDILLETSSTIPFVYGDEDKIKQVFSNLISNAVKYSSEGDIRISLSRDGMMVKCSVSDRGIGIPDEEKDKIFERFFRVHSEDTREIGGTGLGLAICREIVTAHGGDIWFESEVGKGSTFSFTIPIYREVKEDSRHDE, from the coding sequence ATGAATAGGCGTACGTTGTATCTTGTCCTTATAGTGGTTCTTCTCATTGTCGTCATGTTGACTGCCGTAAACATATTTAACATAATTGAAGAATACAGCATACGTAATATACAGGCTGTAGATAGCCAGATAACCGGTGAGATACGTACATATATAAACGACAAACTGGAGAAGGCAGACTCAGATGCCCTTTTCCTTGCGGAGTTCATGGGCAGTTCCAGTGTGTTAAACTCTGATGTTGATGTGGACTATGATTACAATCTAAAGCGTGTGCAGGACATATTTGTCAGGTTTGCCGCAATAAATAACCTGTACAGCCAGGTGCGCTTTATAAATGATGAAGGAGATGAGATCATCAGGGTTGATAATGATGGCAGGGAAACCCAATTGATTCAGGATGATAAACTGCAAAATAAGGCAGATAGACCATATTTTAGAAATATTATAAACCAGCAAAAAGGCAGTGTATATGTCTCACCAATTGACTTGAATGTAGAAAACGGGGAGATAGAGGTGCCATTAAATCCTGTGCTCAGGGTCGGCGCTCCTGTATATGATAGGTCAAACCGGCTCAAGGGTGTAATTGTTCTCAATATCTCGGGGGACAGGCTTCTGAAATTTCTTGACGATTATGACAATATCTCAATTATAAACCAGGACGGTATGTATATATACAACCGGGACAGCTCAAAAAGATGGGGTAAAATCTTAGGAACAGGTAAGGAGTTCCAAAAGGACTTTTCAGCTGACACCATGGCGAGGATTGTTCGAGCAGGGGAAGGGTATATAGAGGAGAATGGAAAGCTGATTACATTTAAGCGCTTTGATGCTGGACATGAATTGTGGTATGTGCTTCTCAGCAACGACATGGCGGCAATAGCCAAGCCGTATAATGACCTGAAAAGGGCACTCCTGATAGCGACCATAGCTGGTTCTGCTGTTGCAGGGCTCCTGTTTGGGCTTTTTCTCAGAGAGTACCGCCGCTCTGTAACCAGTGAGAAACTGGAGGAGACCAACAGGCTGCTGATTGCAAAGCAAAGCGAGTTAGAGGAGGACTATGCTCTGGTTGAGGAGCTCAATGCTCAACTGGACGAGCAGACAAAAAATTTAAGAAAGCAGAGGGATATCACGCTAGCTGTGGTAGACTCTGTGGATGACTATATTATTCTTTTCCGTGAGGACGGCACAATAACTATTAATAGGAATGCAAAGGGCCTCTTTAATTTTGAAGCGGATGATACCGTAAAGGCTGAGGAATGGGCGAGGGTATTCTTTAAGCCGTTCACACCGGATGGCCTGGCCGATGAGCTGGTTTCTTTGTTGAGTGATAGGTTTTCTTCTCTGCAGAAGGAGATCTATCTGATACCACGCTCAATGTACTTTAAACTCTATTCAGTCCCGGTAAGTATGGAAAGCGGAGAGTACATAGGAAGGCTTGTGGTCCTCCACGACATAACCAGGGAGAAGGAGGTAGACAGGCTAAAATCTGAACTGATAAGCACTGTAAGCCATGAGCTCAGAACACCTATGAGCAGCATACTTGGCTTTGCTGAGCTTTTGACTACCAGACAGCTTGCTGAGGGAAAAAAGAAGGAGTATATAGGTATAATCCAGTCTGAAGCTAAGAGGCTCACGCAGCTTATAAACGACTTTTTGGATATTCAGAGGATGGAGAGCGGCAGGCAGGTATATAACATGAGAAAGGTTGACATAAAGGCTGTTGCAGAGGAAACAGTCAGGCTTTACAGGGATTCATCGGGCAGGGATATCCTCCTTGAGACAAGCAGCACGATACCCTTTGTCTACGGTGATGAAGATAAGATAAAACAGGTTTTTTCAAACCTTATATCCAATGCCGTCAAATACTCCAGTGAAGGGGATATCAGGATAAGCCTGTCCAGAGACGGCATGATGGTTAAATGTTCAGTGTCAGATAGGGGCATAGGCATACCGGATGAGGAAAAGGACAAGATATTTGAAAGGTTTTTCAGGGTACACAGTGAAGACACCAGAGAGATAGGCGGTACGGGTCTTGGCCTGGCCATATGCAGGGAGATAGTGACGGCCCATGGCGGTGACATATGGTTTGAATCGGAAGTGGGTAAGGGCAGCACCTTCAGTTTTACCATACCCATATACAGAGAAGTAAAGGAGGACAGTAGACATGACGAGTGA
- a CDS encoding bifunctional 3,4-dihydroxy-2-butanone-4-phosphate synthase/GTP cyclohydrolase II yields the protein MLNSIEEVIEDIRNGKMVIVVDNEDRENEGDIVAAAEMVTPEVINFMAGYGRGLICVSIPSYRARELMLSPMVQKNSDSHETAFTISVDARETSTGISAYERAKTIKKLISPDAVPEDFNRPGHVFPLIARDGGVLERPGHTEASSDLARLAGLYPAGVICEIMNDDGTMARLPQLIEFAKRHDLKITSVEKLIEYRLKANNGMQMSVKTHLPTAYGDFTLVAYPDSNSSEPHIVLLMGDVSGDKARPVLTRIHSECMTGDVFGSLRCDCGSQLHRALRMIAREGRGILIYMRQEGRGIGLMNKLKAYRLQDEGYDTVDANLQLGFPPDLRDYRTAAAILKDLGINSIRLLTNNPDKISDIEKYGIHVAERVPLITGRNNINSQYLNTKREKMGHMI from the coding sequence ATGTTAAATTCTATAGAAGAAGTCATAGAAGACATCAGAAACGGCAAAATGGTTATAGTCGTGGACAATGAGGACAGAGAAAATGAGGGTGATATCGTAGCTGCGGCAGAGATGGTGACACCCGAGGTCATAAACTTCATGGCAGGATATGGACGCGGACTGATATGTGTGTCCATCCCTTCATACAGGGCAAGGGAGCTTATGCTTTCACCTATGGTCCAGAAAAATAGCGACAGCCATGAGACTGCTTTTACAATCTCTGTGGACGCCAGGGAAACCTCTACAGGTATTTCGGCATATGAAAGGGCAAAGACTATAAAAAAATTGATATCGCCAGATGCCGTGCCTGAAGACTTTAACCGGCCTGGCCACGTCTTTCCGCTTATCGCAAGGGATGGCGGGGTTTTGGAAAGGCCAGGCCATACCGAAGCCTCCTCTGACCTTGCCCGTCTTGCCGGCCTCTATCCCGCAGGTGTCATATGCGAGATAATGAATGATGACGGCACCATGGCGCGCCTGCCGCAGCTCATTGAATTTGCAAAAAGACATGACCTTAAGATAACATCTGTGGAAAAGCTTATAGAATACAGGCTTAAAGCGAATAATGGTATGCAGATGAGTGTAAAGACACATCTTCCCACAGCCTATGGAGACTTTACACTTGTGGCCTATCCTGATTCCAACTCGAGTGAGCCCCATATAGTGCTGCTCATGGGTGATGTATCAGGGGATAAGGCCAGGCCAGTTCTTACAAGGATACATTCAGAGTGTATGACCGGTGATGTATTTGGGTCTTTAAGATGCGACTGCGGCAGCCAGCTTCACAGGGCTCTCCGGATGATAGCCCGTGAAGGGCGGGGCATCCTCATATATATGAGGCAGGAAGGCAGGGGTATAGGACTCATGAATAAACTAAAGGCCTATAGACTTCAGGATGAGGGTTACGATACTGTAGATGCCAACCTTCAACTGGGATTTCCGCCAGACCTCAGGGACTACAGGACAGCAGCAGCTATATTGAAGGACCTCGGTATAAACAGCATTAGGCTTCTTACAAATAACCCCGATAAGATTTCGGACATTGAAAAATATGGTATTCATGTAGCAGAAAGAGTTCCATTGATAACCGGCAGGAATAACATAAACAGCCAGTACCTCAACACAAAGAGGGAAAAAATGGGCCATATGATATAG
- a CDS encoding response regulator transcription factor, giving the protein MKKILIADDERSIRILLRGTMEVLDDVELIEASDGIEALEKVMESKPDLAVLDVMMPGMTGLEACRAIKSNESLKDTRVIILTAKVQKSDMDDAANAGADRYIFKPFSPSELLDVVEEILNE; this is encoded by the coding sequence ATGAAGAAGATTCTCATAGCGGACGATGAAAGGTCTATAAGGATACTTCTCAGAGGGACCATGGAGGTATTAGATGATGTGGAGTTGATTGAAGCATCAGACGGTATTGAGGCACTTGAAAAAGTGATGGAATCAAAACCTGATTTAGCTGTCTTAGATGTGATGATGCCGGGGATGACGGGTCTTGAGGCATGTCGGGCCATCAAATCCAATGAAAGCCTTAAAGATACAAGGGTTATCATATTGACTGCTAAGGTGCAAAAATCGGATATGGATGATGCAGCAAATGCAGGAGCTGATAGGTACATATTCAAACCCTTTAGTCCATCTGAGCTCCTTGATGTCGTTGAGGAGATCCTTAATGAATAG